In the Gemmatimonadota bacterium genome, one interval contains:
- a CDS encoding SDR family NAD(P)-dependent oxidoreductase gives MGAPTLAKLLGARALADKHVAAYTAAKHAVIGFTRAAAAEVAGTGVTVERRL, from the coding sequence CTGGGCGCGCCAACGCTCGCAAAGCTTCTCGGGGCTAGGGCGTTGGCCGACAAACATGTTGCCGCCTACACGGCGGCCAAGCACGCCGTGATCGGCTTCACGCGCGCCGCCGCCGCGGAGGTTGCGGGCACCGGCGTGACAGTTGAACGCCGTCTGTGA
- a CDS encoding restriction endonuclease, with the protein MARAPTARAPHRARGVEWREFPEREPGPPPDKPEPPAEPSLADRLLRLLQPPLGSYLARQSAIEWPGHFFPYQREGVRALVEREALLLADDMGLGKTVQAAAALRILLHLRRVEAVLLVVPAGLITQWQRALRDWAPDLRVSTVRGLAQERAWQWRAPAHLYLTSYETLRSDFTENPQCPPRRRVWGVVLLDEAQKIKNRDAEISALCKRLPRRRAWALTGTPLENRVEDLASICEFLTPWEEPAPPLRLTPGAGLLARHASLQLRRKKGDVLTHLPPKTVVEAALPLGPVQRESYERAERDGVIWLQELGAMARIAHVLELITRLKQICNFCPVTGESAKLEDLAERLEALAAQGHKALVFSQYADERFGVRAIARRLERFRPIAYVGDLSSRERDHAIAAFKQRRDSRAFILSLRAGGQGLNLQEASYVFHFDRWWNPATERQAEDRAHRLGQLLPVTVYKYTCEGTIEERIEAVLRGKQALFDHLVDDVSIDLAQHLTPDELFGLFGLEPPPRRAAPPAPTPATYTAMSGEEFERHMADVLRRLGWFVVKTARTRDGGIDLRASKTDPTGLETLLYVQCKCQQAPVGVHIVRELNGVLERGVQGVVAAPGGFTADARAFAEACGIKLWDAERLRALAEETRDHGS; encoded by the coding sequence ATGGCGCGCGCCCCGACCGCCCGCGCGCCACATCGTGCACGCGGCGTGGAGTGGCGGGAATTCCCAGAGCGTGAGCCGGGACCTCCGCCGGACAAGCCCGAGCCGCCCGCGGAGCCCTCGCTCGCCGACCGGCTCCTTCGCCTCCTTCAGCCACCCCTGGGAAGCTATCTCGCCCGCCAGTCCGCCATCGAGTGGCCCGGCCACTTCTTCCCCTACCAGCGCGAAGGGGTCCGCGCCCTCGTCGAGCGCGAGGCACTGCTCTTGGCCGACGACATGGGCCTCGGAAAGACGGTGCAAGCCGCGGCAGCGCTGCGGATCCTGCTCCACCTCCGCCGCGTCGAGGCGGTGCTCCTCGTCGTTCCCGCGGGACTTATCACACAGTGGCAGCGGGCGCTGCGCGACTGGGCGCCCGACTTGCGCGTGAGCACCGTTCGCGGTCTGGCCCAGGAACGGGCATGGCAGTGGCGGGCGCCAGCGCACCTGTACCTCACGAGCTACGAGACGCTGCGGTCTGATTTCACCGAGAACCCTCAGTGCCCGCCGAGACGCCGCGTCTGGGGCGTCGTCCTGCTGGACGAAGCGCAGAAAATCAAGAACCGCGACGCGGAGATCAGTGCCCTCTGCAAGCGGCTGCCGCGGCGCCGCGCCTGGGCGCTCACCGGGACCCCACTCGAGAACCGGGTCGAGGATCTCGCCTCAATCTGCGAGTTCCTGACCCCGTGGGAAGAGCCCGCACCGCCGCTGCGGCTCACGCCCGGCGCCGGGTTGCTCGCTCGCCATGCCAGCCTTCAACTGCGCCGCAAGAAAGGCGACGTCCTCACGCACCTGCCGCCGAAGACCGTCGTCGAGGCCGCGCTCCCGCTTGGGCCCGTGCAGCGAGAGAGCTACGAGCGCGCCGAGCGCGACGGCGTCATATGGCTCCAGGAGCTCGGCGCCATGGCCCGGATCGCGCATGTCCTCGAACTGATCACCCGCCTGAAGCAGATCTGCAACTTCTGCCCTGTGACGGGGGAGTCGGCGAAGCTCGAGGACCTGGCGGAGCGGCTCGAGGCACTCGCCGCGCAGGGGCACAAGGCGCTGGTGTTTTCCCAGTACGCGGACGAACGCTTCGGCGTCCGCGCCATCGCCCGGCGGCTCGAGCGCTTCCGGCCCATTGCCTATGTCGGCGACCTCTCCTCGCGCGAGCGTGACCACGCCATCGCCGCGTTCAAGCAGCGGCGGGACAGCCGCGCGTTCATTCTCTCGCTCCGCGCGGGCGGGCAGGGCCTCAATCTGCAGGAGGCGTCTTACGTCTTCCACTTCGACCGCTGGTGGAACCCCGCGACCGAACGCCAGGCGGAGGACCGCGCGCACCGGCTCGGGCAGCTCCTGCCGGTGACGGTCTACAAGTACACGTGCGAAGGGACCATCGAGGAACGCATCGAGGCCGTCCTGCGCGGCAAGCAGGCGCTGTTCGACCATCTTGTGGACGACGTCTCGATCGACCTCGCCCAGCACCTGACGCCTGACGAGCTCTTCGGCCTCTTCGGCCTCGAACCGCCGCCACGCCGCGCCGCACCACCCGCGCCGACGCCGGCCACTTACACCGCAATGTCGGGCGAGGAGTTCGAGCGCCATATGGCCGACGTCCTCAGGCGGCTCGGCTGGTTCGTGGTCAAGACCGCGCGCACGCGGGACGGCGGCATCGACCTCAGGGCCAGCAAGACGGACCCGACGGGCCTCGAGACGCTGCTCTACGTCCAGTGCAAGTGCCAGCAGGCACCAGTCGGCGTCCACATCGTGCGCGAGCTGAACGGCGTGCTCGAGCGCGGGGTCCAGGGCGTGGTCGCCGCGCCGGGCGGCTTTACGGCCGACGCGCGCGCCTTTGCCGAGGCGTGCGGGATCAAACTCTGGGACGCCGAACGGTTGAGAGCACTTGCGGAAGAAACGCGTGATCATGGCAGCTAG
- a CDS encoding nucleotidyltransferase domain-containing protein yields the protein MTATEAIQTIRERIEREFQPERVVLFGSYARGTAQRGSDVDILVVLREVADKRAAAIAIRRSLVDLAIAKDILVSTPQEIAERGHLVGTVLRSPLRDGKILYERG from the coding sequence ATGACGGCCACGGAAGCGATTCAAACAATTCGCGAGCGCATCGAGCGGGAGTTCCAGCCGGAGCGGGTAGTCCTCTTCGGATCCTACGCGCGCGGCACAGCGCAGCGCGGCAGCGACGTCGACATCCTCGTCGTCTTGCGCGAAGTCGCGGACAAGCGAGCGGCCGCGATCGCCATCCGCCGCTCCCTCGTGGATCTCGCCATCGCCAAGGATATCCTCGTCTCAACGCCGCAGGAAATCGCCGAGCGCGGCCACCTGGTGGGCACCGTGCTGAGATCGCCACTGCGCGATGGGAAAATCCTGTATGAGCGCGGCTGA